In Corynebacterium endometrii, one DNA window encodes the following:
- a CDS encoding alpha/beta hydrolase family esterase: MEYTLHRRTIEHQGIARKYIVVEPSTLDAGRDCAPNLLIYFHGSQQSGSVSRRFTNGTFDDMAQRTGTLLVYPDGYHNHFNDARGILPAKAREEGIDDVAFTQLLVNTLRKDYGVGNVYACGYSNGGQMTLRLLFDAPGLLSGAAVFCSTLGAGDNHAPTNPDSMYEPTPVMMIAGTDDPITPFGGGAIGAGTRHYRGEVLSAPATAARLAELNGASASDVSRPYPDVSITRYGGTNPVELWAVEGMGHLVPCGKTLDPRLGTPTESFLAADAVAAFFGFEAPATR, translated from the coding sequence ATGGAATACACGCTGCACCGCCGCACGATTGAACACCAGGGCATAGCCCGCAAGTACATTGTGGTGGAGCCGTCCACGCTGGACGCCGGGCGCGATTGCGCGCCCAACCTGTTGATTTACTTCCATGGCTCTCAGCAATCCGGCAGCGTGTCCCGCCGCTTTACGAACGGCACCTTTGATGACATGGCCCAGCGCACGGGGACCCTGCTGGTCTACCCGGACGGTTACCACAATCACTTCAATGACGCCCGCGGCATCCTGCCCGCCAAGGCGCGTGAGGAAGGCATTGATGACGTGGCCTTCACCCAACTGCTGGTTAACACCCTCCGCAAGGATTATGGGGTGGGTAACGTCTACGCCTGCGGTTATTCCAACGGCGGCCAGATGACCCTGCGCCTGCTCTTTGATGCGCCGGGGCTGCTTTCGGGCGCGGCGGTGTTCTGCTCCACCCTGGGCGCGGGCGACAATCATGCGCCAACCAATCCGGATTCCATGTATGAGCCCACGCCGGTGATGATGATTGCCGGCACGGATGATCCCATCACCCCGTTTGGCGGCGGCGCCATCGGAGCCGGCACACGCCACTACCGGGGCGAGGTGTTGTCAGCCCCGGCCACCGCAGCCCGCCTGGCGGAGCTCAACGGCGCCTCGGCATCCGATGTCTCCCGCCCCTACCCCGACGTTTCCATCACCCGTTACGGCGGCACCAACCCGGTAGAGCTCTGGGCGGTGGAGGGCATGGGCCACCTCGTCCCGTGCGGGAAAACCCTAGACCCGCGCCTGGGCACTCCCACGGAGTCCTTCCTCGCCGCGGATGCGGTTGCGGCATTTTTCGGCTTTGAGGCCCCGGCCACTAGATAA
- the cysS gene encoding cysteine--tRNA ligase has translation MTTSKLRIYDTASRSLRDFEPIRPGHASIYLCGATPQAQPHIGHLRSGVAFDILRRWLSAQGFDVAFVRNVTDIDDKILNKAAENNRPWWEWVSTYEREFTKAYNTLGVLPPSVEPRATGFVTQMVDYMQRLMDNGFAYAVDGSVYFDVAAWGKAEGSDYGALSGNRVEEMEQGETDNAGKRSPQDFALWKAAKPGEPSWPTPWGDGRPGWHLECSAMSTYYLGGNFDIHCGGLDLQFPHHENEIAQSHAAGDKFANYWMHNHWVTMAGEKMSKSLGNVLSISNMLEIVRPVELRYYLGSANYRSVLEYSEGALTEAAAGYRRIEDFVGKFEDLAVGQWTEGFEAAMNDDIAVPKALAEIHTTVRAGNKALASGNEEQARKLAESVRAMAGVLGVDPLEWRGTSAGSADSDGAATALDALVKAELDRRATARAEKDWATADEVRDRLAAAGIIVIDTPDGATWQLS, from the coding sequence CCATCTACCTGTGTGGTGCCACTCCGCAGGCCCAGCCCCACATTGGCCACCTGCGTTCCGGTGTCGCCTTTGACATCCTGCGCCGCTGGCTGAGCGCGCAGGGCTTTGATGTGGCCTTCGTGCGCAACGTCACGGATATCGATGACAAGATCCTCAACAAGGCGGCGGAAAATAACCGCCCGTGGTGGGAGTGGGTCTCCACCTACGAGCGCGAATTCACTAAGGCCTACAACACCTTGGGCGTGCTACCGCCATCCGTGGAGCCTCGCGCCACCGGCTTTGTGACGCAGATGGTTGACTACATGCAGCGGCTGATGGACAACGGCTTTGCCTACGCCGTGGACGGTTCCGTCTACTTTGACGTCGCCGCGTGGGGCAAGGCTGAGGGCTCCGATTACGGGGCCCTGTCCGGCAACCGGGTCGAGGAGATGGAACAGGGGGAGACGGACAACGCCGGAAAGCGCTCCCCGCAGGACTTTGCGCTGTGGAAGGCCGCCAAGCCGGGCGAGCCCTCCTGGCCAACGCCTTGGGGGGATGGCCGCCCAGGCTGGCACCTCGAGTGCTCCGCGATGTCCACTTACTACCTGGGCGGAAACTTCGATATTCACTGCGGCGGCCTGGATCTGCAGTTCCCGCACCATGAAAATGAGATAGCCCAGTCACACGCCGCGGGGGACAAGTTCGCCAACTACTGGATGCACAATCACTGGGTCACCATGGCCGGCGAGAAGATGTCCAAGTCCCTGGGCAACGTGCTGTCCATCTCCAACATGCTGGAGATAGTCCGGCCCGTTGAATTGCGTTACTACCTCGGTTCCGCGAACTACCGCTCCGTGCTGGAATATTCCGAGGGCGCTCTGACGGAGGCCGCCGCCGGCTATCGGCGCATCGAGGACTTTGTGGGTAAGTTCGAGGACCTTGCCGTAGGCCAGTGGACCGAAGGCTTTGAGGCGGCCATGAATGATGACATTGCCGTTCCGAAGGCATTGGCTGAGATTCACACCACGGTTCGCGCCGGAAACAAGGCCCTGGCTAGCGGTAACGAGGAGCAAGCGCGTAAGCTTGCCGAGTCCGTCCGCGCGATGGCCGGGGTCCTGGGCGTAGACCCGCTGGAATGGCGCGGGACCTCCGCCGGTTCCGCGGACAGCGATGGCGCCGCCACCGCCCTCGACGCGCTGGTCAAGGCCGAGCTGGATCGCCGTGCCACCGCCCGCGCCGAAAAGGACTGGGCCACCGCGGATGAGGTCCGTGACCGCCTGGCTGCGGCAGGCATCATCGTAATTGACACCCCTGATGGCGCCACCTGGCAGCTGTCTTAG
- a CDS encoding metal ABC transporter permease, translating to MTLQTFIEDTQYLLEVDFVQTSIIACALLGILSGVMTSLIVLRQMSFSVHATSELALMGASAALLAGLNLGFGAVVGAIVAAIVLAVLGLKGNQDSAIGVVMSFGLGLSVLFIHLYPGNSSTAMSLLTGQIVGVGSSSLWLLAGITIIVVGAVALFWRPMLFASADPVMAQAAGVPVRAIAVGFAVLVGLAAAQSVQIVGVLLVMALLITPGAAAVQITSSPFKAVLWSVAFAEISAVGGILLSLAPGLPVSVFVTTISFVIYLACRIIGWAQNRTAKRDDIAASRSGALPAGGAHIRSHDHDCEHPTVEPVRDTPRR from the coding sequence ATGACTTTGCAGACTTTCATCGAGGACACCCAGTACCTGCTCGAGGTGGATTTTGTCCAGACCTCCATCATCGCCTGCGCGCTTCTAGGCATCCTCTCCGGCGTGATGACCTCGCTCATCGTCCTGCGCCAGATGTCCTTTTCCGTCCACGCCACCTCCGAGCTCGCACTCATGGGCGCCTCCGCGGCCCTGCTGGCCGGGCTAAACCTTGGCTTTGGAGCGGTAGTGGGTGCCATCGTCGCCGCCATCGTCCTGGCGGTCCTGGGACTCAAGGGCAACCAGGATTCCGCCATCGGCGTGGTCATGAGCTTTGGCTTGGGCCTATCCGTGCTGTTTATCCACCTATACCCAGGCAATTCCTCCACCGCGATGAGCCTGCTAACCGGCCAGATTGTGGGCGTGGGCAGCAGCAGCCTCTGGCTGCTCGCCGGAATCACCATCATCGTGGTCGGGGCCGTGGCGCTATTCTGGCGCCCCATGCTCTTCGCCTCCGCCGATCCGGTGATGGCGCAGGCGGCCGGCGTTCCGGTTCGCGCCATCGCCGTAGGCTTTGCCGTACTCGTGGGCCTTGCGGCCGCCCAATCAGTGCAAATCGTGGGCGTCTTGCTGGTCATGGCGCTGCTGATCACCCCGGGCGCGGCGGCAGTGCAGATAACGTCCTCCCCGTTTAAGGCAGTGCTGTGGTCCGTTGCCTTCGCCGAGATTTCCGCCGTGGGCGGCATTCTGTTGTCTCTCGCGCCAGGCCTTCCGGTGTCTGTCTTCGTGACCACCATTTCCTTTGTAATTTACCTTGCCTGCCGCATCATCGGCTGGGCGCAGAACCGCACCGCGAAGCGCGATGACATTGCCGCGTCGCGCTCCGGGGCACTGCCGGCCGGCGGGGCCCATATTCGCTCCCATGACCACGACTGTGAGCACCCCACCGTAGAGCCAGTCAGGGACACCCCACGCCGCTAA
- a CDS encoding BCCT family transporter has product MTPENSKQNIQGDEPRGTGVPARGADKRAQSATGQLAGMLDKTNGTSGSLDAALAEYKEDEVQLAAENQDTKIDWTIVGITGVLIAAIVAWGLFAPDNFANFAGNALNLVVNNFGWAFVLFTTIFVAFVAAIALSKFGTIRLGAIDEAPEFSTPSWIAMMFAAGMGIGLMFYGASEPLAFYRDGVPGHEPREVGTAMAQAMFHWTLHPWAVYAIVGLAIAYSTFRIGRKQLLSAAFVPLIGERAAEGPLGKLIDILAIFATVFGTACSLGLGALQIQAGLQASGLIDNPTKSVVVGIVLVLTLAFILSALSGVGKGIQYLSNANMLLAALLAIFVFVLGPTVSILNLIPGSIGNYLNSFTEMIGRTAESADATAGEWLSGWTIFYWAWWISWSPFVGMFLARISRGRSVREFCVGVMLIPAGVSTIWFAIFGGTAIHMEQQGNSISGESTESELFNLLQALPMGSIAAVVAMILLATFFITSADSASTVMGSMSQNGRTVATPWLSAIWGLLTAAVGLTLLIANEDALDNLQNVTIVAASPFLIIIIALMFAIVKDLQGDVIYREYRESQKFQRKLARERRIYREYQESQLKRADRSAMLHPRVKR; this is encoded by the coding sequence ATGACACCTGAGAACTCAAAGCAGAACATTCAAGGAGATGAACCACGCGGCACCGGGGTGCCCGCCCGGGGCGCTGACAAACGCGCCCAGTCCGCCACCGGCCAGCTGGCCGGCATGTTGGATAAGACCAATGGCACGTCCGGTTCCCTCGACGCAGCGCTGGCCGAGTACAAGGAAGACGAGGTCCAGCTCGCCGCCGAAAACCAGGACACCAAGATTGACTGGACCATCGTGGGTATCACCGGCGTTCTTATCGCCGCAATCGTGGCGTGGGGGTTGTTCGCACCGGATAACTTCGCGAACTTCGCAGGCAATGCGCTGAACCTGGTGGTCAACAACTTCGGTTGGGCTTTTGTGCTGTTTACCACCATCTTCGTGGCCTTCGTGGCGGCCATCGCGCTGTCTAAATTCGGCACCATTCGCCTCGGCGCGATTGACGAGGCCCCTGAGTTTTCCACACCCTCATGGATTGCGATGATGTTCGCCGCGGGCATGGGCATTGGCCTGATGTTCTACGGCGCTTCGGAGCCGCTGGCCTTCTACCGTGACGGCGTGCCCGGCCACGAGCCGCGCGAGGTGGGAACCGCGATGGCACAGGCCATGTTCCACTGGACCCTGCACCCATGGGCGGTCTACGCGATTGTTGGCTTGGCCATTGCGTATTCGACTTTCCGCATCGGCCGCAAGCAGCTGCTTTCCGCGGCGTTCGTGCCGCTCATCGGCGAGCGCGCGGCCGAAGGGCCGCTGGGCAAACTCATCGACATCCTGGCCATCTTTGCCACGGTCTTCGGCACCGCATGTTCCCTGGGCCTAGGCGCGCTGCAGATTCAGGCGGGCCTGCAGGCATCCGGGCTGATCGATAACCCAACCAAGTCCGTCGTGGTGGGCATCGTCCTGGTGCTGACCCTGGCCTTCATCCTGTCCGCGCTCTCCGGCGTGGGCAAGGGCATTCAGTACTTGTCCAATGCCAACATGCTGCTGGCGGCGCTGCTGGCTATCTTCGTGTTCGTCTTGGGGCCTACCGTTTCCATCCTGAACCTGATTCCGGGCTCCATTGGTAACTACCTCAACAGCTTCACGGAGATGATCGGCCGCACCGCGGAGTCTGCGGATGCCACCGCCGGCGAGTGGCTCTCTGGCTGGACCATCTTCTACTGGGCATGGTGGATCTCCTGGTCCCCATTCGTAGGCATGTTCCTGGCGCGCATCTCCCGCGGCCGCTCCGTCCGCGAGTTCTGCGTGGGTGTCATGCTGATCCCTGCCGGTGTTTCCACCATCTGGTTCGCCATCTTCGGCGGCACCGCCATTCACATGGAGCAGCAGGGCAATTCCATCTCCGGTGAGAGCACCGAGAGTGAGTTGTTTAACCTGCTCCAGGCCCTGCCTATGGGCTCTATCGCCGCCGTTGTGGCAATGATTTTGCTGGCCACGTTCTTTATCACCTCGGCGGATTCCGCGTCGACCGTGATGGGGTCCATGTCCCAGAACGGCCGCACCGTAGCTACCCCGTGGCTTAGCGCCATCTGGGGCCTGCTGACCGCGGCCGTAGGCCTGACTCTGTTGATTGCCAATGAGGACGCGCTGGATAACCTGCAGAACGTCACCATCGTGGCGGCCTCCCCGTTCCTGATCATCATCATCGCGCTGATGTTCGCGATTGTTAAGGATCTGCAAGGGGACGTTATCTACCGCGAGTACCGCGAATCCCAGAAGTTCCAGCGCAAGCTCGCCCGCGAGCGCCGCATCTACCGTGAGTATCAGGAGTCTCAGCTCAAGCGCGCGGACCGTTCCGCAATGCTGCACCCGCGGGTTAAGCGCTAA
- the rlmB gene encoding 23S rRNA (guanosine(2251)-2'-O)-methyltransferase RlmB, with translation MARIHGRGGAGVRKTNKKGAIKGTGGQKKKGLEGKGPTPKAEDRVYHAKHKAKLARERRNSGRHQKETAEMVVGRNPVIECLHARVPATSLYIVQGTRNDERLSEAVAMCNTRNIPILEVQRHEMDRMTGNGLHQGIGLQIPPYKYADVDTLIDEARKNDEPGMFVILDNITDPRNLGAVIRSVAAFGGHGVIIPERRSASVTAVAWRTSAGTAARLPVARATNITRTVQQFQKAGYQVVGLDAGGEHTLDTYDGGTENVVIVIGSEGKGISRLVRENCDQIMSIPMTAWVESLNASVAAGAVLSEFARQRRIAKK, from the coding sequence ATGGCACGAATTCACGGCCGTGGCGGCGCAGGAGTGCGCAAGACCAACAAGAAGGGCGCCATCAAGGGCACCGGTGGCCAGAAGAAGAAGGGCCTGGAGGGCAAGGGCCCTACCCCCAAGGCTGAGGACCGCGTCTACCACGCGAAGCACAAGGCCAAGCTGGCCCGCGAGCGCCGCAACTCCGGCCGCCATCAGAAGGAAACCGCTGAGATGGTGGTGGGCCGCAACCCGGTCATCGAGTGTTTGCACGCCAGGGTGCCGGCTACGTCCCTGTACATCGTCCAGGGAACCCGCAACGATGAGCGCCTGAGCGAGGCCGTGGCGATGTGCAACACCCGCAACATCCCAATCCTTGAGGTCCAGCGCCATGAGATGGACCGGATGACCGGCAACGGCCTGCACCAGGGCATTGGCCTCCAGATCCCGCCATACAAGTACGCGGACGTGGACACGTTGATCGATGAGGCCCGCAAGAATGACGAGCCGGGCATGTTCGTCATCCTGGATAACATCACCGATCCCCGAAACCTAGGTGCGGTCATCCGCTCCGTCGCCGCCTTCGGCGGCCACGGCGTGATAATCCCGGAGCGCCGCTCCGCCTCCGTAACCGCGGTGGCGTGGCGTACCTCGGCAGGCACCGCGGCACGCCTGCCGGTCGCCCGCGCCACGAACATCACCCGCACCGTGCAGCAGTTCCAGAAGGCCGGCTACCAGGTGGTGGGCCTGGACGCTGGGGGCGAGCACACCCTGGATACCTATGACGGCGGCACCGAGAACGTGGTCATCGTCATCGGCTCCGAGGGCAAGGGAATTTCCCGCCTGGTCCGTGAGAACTGTGATCAGATTATGTCCATCCCCATGACCGCGTGGGTTGAGTCCCTCAACGCCTCCGTGGCCGCCGGTGCCGTGCTTTCAGAGTTCGCCCGCCAGCGCCGCATTGCCAAAAAGTGA